The genomic region TCCAAGCGATGAGATTCTATCGCCTATCATTTGTGTAGTGCCTTTGCCTAAATTTATCATTACTACCACCGCGCCAACGCCGATAATCACACCAAGCATTGTAAGAAACGCACGCAAAAAATTGCGCCGAATCTGACGCAAAGCAAGTAAAAAAGCATTGAATATCATAAGTTTCCTTGTGAGTTGGATTCTTGCGGGCTTTCTCGTGGGTCAAGGTTTTGTGGTGTGGGCAAATTTGATGAATCACTCAAAAGCCTACCATCTAAGAAATGTAACTCTCTGCTTGCATACTGCGCCATATCTGGCTCGTGCGTCACCATTAGGATTGTGATTCCAAGATTGGTGTTTAGCTCTTGCAAAATTTCCATAATCTCCACGCTACGTTTTGTATCAAGATTCCCCGTTGGCTCATCAGCAAGCAAAAAAAGCGGTCTTGAAGCAATCGCACGCGCGATAGCCACACGTTGTTGTTGTCCGCCACTAAGCTTAGAACTTGTGTGGCTTGCCCATTCTTTCAGCCCCACGCGCTCTAGCGCTTCAAGTGCTAAAGATTCTCTTTGGGCTTTTTTCATACCGCGATACATTAAAGGCAACTCGACATTTTCAAGTGCTGTCGTGCGTGCAAGAAGATTAAAGCCTTGAAAAATAAAGCCAATATAATTGCGACGCAAAAGTGCGCGCTGATTTTGACTAAGCTTAAAAACATTAACACCACAAAAGAGATACTCACCCTTTGTGCCTACATCAAGTGTGCCAAGGATATTTGCTAGGCTTGATTTGCCACTTCCGCTAGGTCCCATAAGTGCGACAAATTCCCCTTTATCAATCCGCAAGCTCACGCCTTTGAGTGCTTCAAATGCGCTTTCACCTTTGCCATAAGTCTTATGAATATTGTGCAATGCGATGAAGTCCTGCTCCATAGTTTGCCCCATTTTTTGCCTATCCATTTATTTATTTATTTATTTCCCATTTTTTAGCGCAGTGATGATTTGCACGCGTTCATCAATACCGCTTATAATCTCTGTGTATCGTCCATCTGAGATTCCCACTTCCACGCTCACAACCTCTGGGACGCCATTTTTTAGAATCCACAGCGTCCCATTTTTGCTGGCATTATTTTCTTTTGCGTTAAATTGCGCCTTAGGGCGCGGTGGTGGTCCAAATATTGTGCCTACAGAAGCATTTTTGCTCGCTTTTGGCTGGAGTTTTTGCATAGC from Helicobacter himalayensis harbors:
- a CDS encoding ABC transporter ATP-binding protein; translation: MGQTMEQDFIALHNIHKTYGKGESAFEALKGVSLRIDKGEFVALMGPSGSGKSSLANILGTLDVGTKGEYLFCGVNVFKLSQNQRALLRRNYIGFIFQGFNLLARTTALENVELPLMYRGMKKAQRESLALEALERVGLKEWASHTSSKLSGGQQQRVAIARAIASRPLFLLADEPTGNLDTKRSVEIMEILQELNTNLGITILMVTHEPDMAQYASRELHFLDGRLLSDSSNLPTPQNLDPRESPQESNSQGNL